Proteins co-encoded in one Pseudophryne corroboree isolate aPseCor3 chromosome 1, aPseCor3.hap2, whole genome shotgun sequence genomic window:
- the CLRN2 gene encoding clarin-2, with protein MPGCFKKTIFSLASVLSLVSFLLIIVAMATQKWMTGKTLCQTGVDLVNASDPELVKFIGDIYYGLFQGGKVRQCGLGKRSFTFTIFPDMVKTLNAALHVIIILFLCAAISFALISFGFCVYNALKVPYRSIKGPAGICLWNFIAGLLVVFAVTSFIAAVQLHQLTERIANFRENVFRIVILEESYEDSFWLCVASGATHAVNMLLMAASAIRLPKFKTKTEEANVTPEDIMY; from the exons ATGCCTGGGTGCTTCAAGAAAACAATATTCTCCTTGGCTTCTGTTTTAAGTTTGGTGTCATTCTTGCTGATTATTGTTGCCATGGCAACTCAAAAATGGATGACTGGGAAGACTCTCTGCCAGACAGGAGTAGATTTGGTCAACGCCTCAGATCCAGAGTTGGTGAAGTTCATAGGGGACATTTACTACGGACTCTTTCAGGGGGGCAAAGTGCGGCAATGCGGACTGGGGAAACGAAGTTTCACGTTCACAA TATTCCCAGATATGGTGAAAACACTAAACGCTGCTCTCCATGTCATCATTATCCTTTTCCTGTGTGCAGCCATTTCTTTTGCTCTGATCAGTTTTGGATTCTGTGTTTACAATGCACTGAAAGTCCCATACCGGTCAATTAAAGGACCTGCGGGCATATGTCTCTGGAATTTCATCGCAG GCCTCTTGGTTGTGTTTGCTGTAACCAGCTTCATTGCTGCTGTCCAGCTTCACCAGCTGACTGAAAGAATAGCCAACTTCCGGGAAAATGTCTTCAGGATTGTCATTCTAGAAGAGAGCTATGAAGATTCCTTCTGGTTGTGTGTGGCCAGTGGGGCGACACACGCCGTTAACATGCTGCTTATGGCTGCCAGTGCGATCCGTCTCCCTAAGTTTAAAACTAAAACGGAAGAGGCAAATGTAACTCCAGAGGACATCATGTACTAA